The segment GGTGTTCACCTCCCCCATCGGGCAGTCGGACGCGGTGCTCGCGGCGTGGGAGGTCGAGGAGTGGAACGAGCGGGGCGACACCAGCAACTGGCGGACCCTCGCCTCGGGCGTCTACTCCGAGCCCTTCCACGTCGACGACGGCACCGGCACGGTCGAAGTTTCGCTCACCGACCGGGTTTCGGGCGAAAGCGAGTCCCTGCTCTCGCTCGACAGTACCGTCGCCGGCGACGGCGTCGCGGTCGACAACGTGACCTGCGAGTTCGAGGCGTTCCCCGTCGTCGAGGAGGTCGGTGCCGAGTCCGAGCCGCCCGAACACGTCCGGTCGTTCGTCGCGGGCGAGCGCGGCGTCTCGGGACAGTTGGGGTCGATCACCAACCTCGTCGATATCGGCAACGCCCACGGCGACCGGCGCTACTCCGAACGCGCGCTCGGTCCCGGCGAGGCGGTCTACCTGCTGGGCCACGCCGAGGCCGACGCAGATGCGCCCCATCCACTCCACCCCGAGGACGTCGTCCTCACCGCCGGTAACGAGGAGCCGTTCATCCTCTCCGACCACGCCGAGGACGCCCTCGTCGACCAGTTCGGCTCCGGCTACCGACGAAGCCTCGCCATCGGTGTCGTGCTCGTCGTGGTCGGTATCGCGGCGGTCGTCGCCGGAACGACGCCGCTACTCTGAAGCACAGCCACGGACCGACTACGGCGTCGGCGGTGCGCCGTCGTAGGCGTCG is part of the Halococcus hamelinensis 100A6 genome and harbors:
- a CDS encoding GIDE domain-containing protein codes for the protein MVDLALVGVGLVVGVVGLVFAYTGWLNRKQRRLVTETGTTEVRGIDEEGRVEVKGEVDADQGVFTSPIGQSDAVLAAWEVEEWNERGDTSNWRTLASGVYSEPFHVDDGTGTVEVSLTDRVSGESESLLSLDSTVAGDGVAVDNVTCEFEAFPVVEEVGAESEPPEHVRSFVAGERGVSGQLGSITNLVDIGNAHGDRRYSERALGPGEAVYLLGHAEADADAPHPLHPEDVVLTAGNEEPFILSDHAEDALVDQFGSGYRRSLAIGVVLVVVGIAAVVAGTTPLL